A genomic window from Slackia heliotrinireducens DSM 20476 includes:
- a CDS encoding MurT ligase domain-containing protein, producing the protein MSIRTSAAIAVCHAAYNAMRALGRNGRALPGMIAMKIDGNIIHKLSDGHKTIMISGTNGKTTTTHMVQQAIINTFGGAAYDPSSTNLEQGIATTLCLDSTIGGKRKSDWAVIESDEGASKILMPATFPQVLVVTNLYRDQVDRYPTWTTARDYIIEAIKKSPDTVLVLDADCQVTASIADFVPNKVVWYGMECDAYDDGVADFDEQVDCIKCGEPLSFEHRTFAHLGTFTCPSCGYTHHKADIAVVGITDKQEKSCTLTLRVHDHELTLPVNVRAGYDVYNAVAAFAGLTTLGLTEQQAADALAHFKHAAHRFEIFNVEGTEARLLLMKNTAGCNQLINMLVSEDNPPKNLVCLLGNEIMDGIYTDWIKGVHWEKLITPETKVIVGGPCFEDMKARLVEAGVDESRMRIQTDYAGLVADIAAMDEPVTVIANCSTIEALRVELVKSYQPMDYWEE; encoded by the coding sequence ATGTCTATTAGAACGTCTGCTGCGATCGCCGTGTGCCACGCCGCGTACAACGCCATGCGTGCTTTGGGCCGAAACGGCCGTGCGCTTCCCGGCATGATTGCCATGAAGATTGACGGCAACATCATCCATAAGCTGAGCGATGGCCACAAGACCATCATGATCAGCGGCACCAACGGCAAGACCACCACCACCCACATGGTGCAGCAGGCCATCATCAACACGTTCGGCGGGGCGGCCTACGACCCCTCCAGCACCAACCTGGAGCAGGGCATTGCCACCACGCTGTGCCTGGACAGCACTATCGGCGGCAAGCGCAAGAGCGACTGGGCCGTCATCGAAAGCGACGAGGGGGCCTCGAAGATCCTCATGCCTGCAACGTTTCCGCAGGTCCTGGTCGTGACCAATCTGTACCGCGACCAGGTGGACCGTTATCCCACCTGGACTACGGCCCGCGACTACATCATCGAGGCCATCAAGAAGTCGCCCGACACCGTGCTGGTGCTCGACGCTGACTGCCAGGTGACGGCATCGATCGCCGATTTCGTGCCCAACAAGGTGGTGTGGTACGGCATGGAGTGCGACGCCTACGACGACGGCGTGGCCGACTTTGACGAGCAGGTGGACTGCATCAAGTGCGGCGAGCCTCTGTCCTTCGAGCACCGCACTTTCGCTCATCTGGGAACGTTCACGTGTCCGAGCTGCGGATATACGCACCATAAGGCCGACATCGCCGTGGTGGGCATAACCGACAAGCAGGAGAAGAGCTGCACGCTCACGCTGCGGGTCCACGACCATGAGCTTACCCTGCCGGTGAACGTGCGCGCCGGCTACGACGTCTACAACGCGGTGGCCGCCTTTGCGGGCCTTACCACGCTGGGTCTGACCGAACAGCAGGCGGCCGATGCGCTGGCGCACTTCAAGCACGCCGCGCACCGCTTCGAGATCTTCAACGTGGAAGGCACCGAGGCGCGTCTGTTGCTCATGAAGAACACCGCGGGCTGCAACCAGCTCATCAACATGCTGGTGTCCGAGGACAATCCGCCGAAGAACCTGGTGTGCCTGCTGGGCAACGAAATCATGGACGGCATCTACACCGACTGGATCAAGGGCGTGCATTGGGAGAAGCTCATCACGCCGGAGACGAAGGTCATCGTGGGCGGCCCGTGCTTCGAGGACATGAAGGCGCGTCTGGTCGAAGCGGGCGTCGACGAGTCCAGGATGCGAATCCAGACCGACTACGCCGGGCTTGTGGCCGATATCGCAGCCATGGACGAGCCGGTGACGGTCATCGCCAACTGCTCGACCATCGAGGCGCTCCGCGTGGAGCTGGTCAAGAGCTACCAACCCATGGATTACTGGGAAGAATAG
- a CDS encoding LysR family transcriptional regulator substrate-binding protein: MSPRSRFSEVAEETLIVPDKEISPRFLHRYYEAMKQVGFKVKHGGRGEDYGAALTLVESGLGFGCIPISFCRNDSRFKAIPFNDLDVHLSYRLAWARENVSAATSTFASFLENEDWPCDAVE; the protein is encoded by the coding sequence ATTTCTCCCAGGAGCCGGTTTTCCGAGGTCGCTGAGGAGACGCTCATTGTTCCCGACAAGGAGATTTCGCCGCGCTTTCTCCATAGGTACTACGAAGCCATGAAGCAGGTCGGCTTCAAGGTGAAGCATGGGGGACGGGGAGAGGACTACGGCGCTGCGCTCACCCTGGTGGAATCGGGTTTGGGTTTCGGTTGCATTCCGATTTCCTTCTGCAGGAATGATTCCCGGTTCAAAGCGATTCCCTTCAACGATCTGGATGTTCATTTGAGCTATCGCCTTGCTTGGGCTCGCGAGAACGTGAGTGCAGCCACATCGACGTTCGCCAGTTTTCTTGAAAACGAAGACTGGCCCTGCGACGCCGTGGAATAA
- a CDS encoding alanine/glycine:cation symporter family protein yields the protein MLDSLNATLVAIDDAVWGIPLICLILFGGIWLTIRVRGLQFHKLGRALRYMVKNEKDGKGEVTSFGALCTALSATIGTGNIVGVATAVVAGGPGALFWMWIAALFGMATKFSEGLLAVKYRTHDAETGHVLGGPFYYIERGMGANWKWLAKLFAFFGVCVGLFGIGTFTQVNSISGAILSFFDPDKQAIAFSLFGLDYSWATVLGGLALAFFVALVVIGGLKRIASVAERVIPAMVVIYLALSLLLIVCNITAVPAAFAEIFADAFGFRAAAGGAMGAIIIAMQKGIARGIFSNEAGLGSAPIAAAAAQTKEPVRQGLVSMTGTFLDTIIVCSMTGLALVMSGAYIDPTAEGAALTVQAFQIGLPFLPEVLVSFLIMLCMALFGFTTILGWDYYSERCLEYLSGGNMKAVKVYRWLYILAVLIGPYMTVSAVWTIADIFNGLMALPNMIALIALSGVVARETADYLRRLKEAGDDEDAMEPYVNDPATWKSGAPEA from the coding sequence GTGTTAGATTCATTGAACGCAACCCTGGTCGCCATCGACGACGCGGTGTGGGGCATCCCGCTGATCTGCCTTATTCTGTTCGGCGGCATCTGGCTGACCATTCGCGTCCGCGGCCTGCAGTTCCACAAGCTGGGCCGTGCGCTTCGCTACATGGTGAAGAACGAAAAGGACGGCAAGGGCGAGGTCACCAGCTTCGGAGCCCTGTGCACGGCGCTTTCGGCCACCATCGGCACCGGCAACATCGTCGGCGTGGCCACGGCGGTCGTGGCCGGCGGTCCCGGCGCCCTGTTCTGGATGTGGATTGCCGCGCTGTTTGGCATGGCCACCAAGTTCTCCGAGGGTTTGCTGGCCGTCAAGTACCGCACCCATGACGCCGAGACCGGCCATGTGCTGGGCGGCCCGTTCTACTACATCGAGCGCGGCATGGGTGCCAATTGGAAGTGGCTGGCCAAGCTTTTCGCGTTCTTCGGCGTGTGCGTCGGCCTGTTCGGCATCGGCACGTTCACGCAGGTGAACAGCATTTCCGGTGCCATCCTGTCGTTCTTCGACCCCGACAAGCAGGCCATCGCCTTCTCGCTGTTCGGCCTTGATTACTCCTGGGCGACGGTCCTCGGCGGTCTGGCCTTGGCGTTCTTCGTCGCGCTGGTCGTCATCGGCGGACTGAAGCGCATCGCCTCTGTCGCCGAGCGCGTCATTCCCGCCATGGTTGTCATCTACCTGGCGCTTTCGCTGCTGCTCATCGTCTGCAACATCACGGCGGTTCCGGCCGCGTTCGCCGAGATCTTCGCCGACGCCTTCGGGTTCCGCGCTGCTGCCGGCGGTGCCATGGGTGCCATCATCATCGCCATGCAGAAGGGCATCGCCCGCGGCATCTTCTCCAACGAGGCCGGCTTGGGTTCCGCCCCCATTGCCGCTGCGGCCGCCCAGACCAAGGAACCTGTGCGTCAGGGTCTGGTGTCTATGACCGGCACCTTCCTGGACACCATCATCGTGTGCTCCATGACCGGTCTTGCCCTGGTCATGTCCGGCGCCTACATCGACCCGACGGCCGAGGGCGCGGCGCTTACCGTGCAGGCCTTCCAGATTGGCCTGCCTTTCCTGCCCGAGGTGCTGGTGAGCTTCCTCATCATGCTGTGCATGGCCCTGTTCGGCTTCACCACCATCCTGGGCTGGGACTACTACTCCGAGCGCTGCCTCGAGTACCTGAGCGGTGGCAACATGAAGGCCGTCAAGGTCTACCGCTGGCTGTACATCCTAGCTGTGCTCATCGGCCCCTACATGACGGTTTCCGCCGTGTGGACCATCGCTGACATCTTCAACGGCCTGATGGCGCTGCCCAATATGATCGCCTTGATCGCCCTGTCCGGTGTGGTGGCTCGCGAGACTGCTGACTACCTGCGCCGTTTGAAGGAGGCGGGCGACGACGAGGACGCCATGGAGCCCTACGTCAACGACCCTGCAACATGGAAGAGCGGAGCCCCCGAGGCATAA
- a CDS encoding ferric reductase-like transmembrane domain-containing protein, with protein sequence MSFAIVLAVTVACVFVLRNAIMKCPAAFYALSVAAVAALLAGVNGMLPVATLRPLVLVVQRCMVALALFVVVMFIGVLPRGSKPDLWLRPIRAELSIIACILALGHMFQYLLPYARSAFGGALPTSTMVSFVVACVLFVLLTVLGVTSFRTVKRRMSGRVWKNVQRFAYLFYGLIYLHLMFMLAPAAMRGGHQALASVVVYSVVFAAYTILRVMRYLLDKRAR encoded by the coding sequence ATGAGCTTCGCCATCGTTCTCGCCGTGACTGTGGCCTGCGTGTTCGTGCTGCGCAACGCCATCATGAAGTGTCCGGCCGCGTTCTATGCGCTTTCCGTCGCTGCCGTTGCGGCGCTTTTGGCGGGTGTGAACGGAATGCTGCCTGTGGCGACGCTTCGTCCGTTGGTCCTGGTGGTTCAGCGGTGCATGGTGGCGTTGGCTCTGTTCGTCGTGGTCATGTTCATAGGCGTGCTGCCGCGAGGCTCGAAGCCTGACTTGTGGCTGCGTCCGATCCGCGCCGAGCTTTCGATCATCGCGTGCATTCTCGCCCTCGGACACATGTTCCAGTACCTGCTCCCGTATGCCCGTTCGGCTTTCGGAGGCGCACTGCCGACGAGCACGATGGTGTCGTTCGTAGTGGCTTGCGTGCTGTTCGTTCTGCTGACGGTGCTGGGCGTCACGTCCTTCAGAACGGTCAAGCGCCGTATGAGCGGTCGCGTGTGGAAGAACGTGCAGCGGTTCGCCTATCTGTTCTACGGGTTGATCTACCTGCACCTGATGTTCATGCTCGCGCCGGCTGCAATGCGGGGCGGACATCAGGCGTTGGCCAGCGTGGTTGTGTATAGCGTCGTGTTCGCCGCATACACCATCCTGCGAGTAATGCGGTACCTGCTGGACAAGCGCGCCCGTTAG
- a CDS encoding TorD/DmsD family molecular chaperone codes for MSEPIVELQVKSDAYRLISLFLHLPTKELWAGVADGSVAADAQAIVSELGMGEDAVADMAGFADAGVSLDGLRADYTALYTSPSGPKVPIYEAIFRDRDDFDTSKLTFISPNALSAERFYRSYGLKMGGTDNNSADHMAAECEFASFLLAEQASAVEACDAARALKAAETWSDFQVRHLAKWSEAFFGRSLEAARTPAYRAVAKLGALLSRM; via the coding sequence ATGTCCGAACCCATCGTAGAGCTTCAGGTGAAATCCGATGCCTACCGGCTGATCTCGCTGTTCCTGCACCTTCCCACGAAGGAGCTGTGGGCCGGCGTAGCCGACGGGTCCGTTGCCGCCGACGCGCAGGCCATCGTCTCCGAGCTGGGCATGGGCGAGGACGCCGTTGCGGATATGGCGGGCTTTGCAGACGCGGGTGTTTCCCTAGATGGTCTGCGTGCCGACTACACGGCTCTCTATACGAGTCCCAGCGGTCCGAAAGTTCCCATCTACGAGGCGATTTTCCGCGACCGCGACGACTTCGACACCAGCAAGCTCACGTTCATATCCCCGAACGCATTGAGCGCCGAGAGGTTCTACAGATCCTACGGCCTGAAGATGGGCGGTACGGACAACAACTCCGCCGACCATATGGCTGCCGAATGCGAGTTCGCATCGTTTTTGCTAGCGGAACAGGCCTCCGCGGTCGAAGCCTGCGACGCGGCCCGCGCCCTAAAGGCAGCCGAGACCTGGTCGGACTTCCAGGTCAGGCACCTGGCCAAATGGTCGGAGGCCTTCTTCGGGCGCAGCTTGGAGGCTGCTCGGACCCCTGCTTACCGGGCCGTCGCCAAGTTGGGCGCGCTCCTGTCCCGCATGTGA
- a CDS encoding 4Fe-4S dicluster domain-containing protein, which produces MTRYAMAVDKTRCIGCHACAMACKVNNNLPKDVWWNTIRMSEGQPFDCSVGEYGGELSLEYHPVNCQHCANPSCLTVCPTGATQQREDGIVWVDTELCIGCDSCINACPYDVRRHLADDLEFYTEHAIGDVAAPQHAAGKVGKCDFCKGRIDRGEAPACMVLCPGRARYWGDIDDPESEISKAIAGREIELLFEEAGTEPQFFYFK; this is translated from the coding sequence ATGACCCGTTACGCAATGGCAGTGGACAAGACCCGCTGCATCGGATGCCATGCCTGCGCCATGGCCTGCAAGGTGAACAACAATCTGCCCAAGGACGTATGGTGGAACACGATCCGCATGTCCGAAGGCCAGCCTTTCGACTGCAGCGTCGGCGAATACGGCGGAGAGCTGAGCCTTGAATACCATCCCGTGAACTGCCAGCACTGTGCGAATCCGTCGTGCTTGACCGTGTGCCCCACGGGCGCCACGCAGCAGCGCGAGGACGGCATCGTGTGGGTGGACACCGAGCTGTGCATCGGCTGCGACTCCTGCATAAACGCATGCCCCTATGACGTGCGCCGGCATTTGGCCGACGACCTGGAGTTCTACACCGAGCACGCCATCGGCGACGTGGCAGCTCCCCAGCATGCGGCCGGCAAGGTGGGCAAGTGCGACTTCTGCAAGGGCCGCATCGACCGCGGCGAGGCGCCCGCCTGCATGGTGCTGTGCCCGGGCCGCGCCCGCTACTGGGGCGACATCGACGACCCCGAAAGCGAGATCTCCAAGGCCATCGCGGGCCGCGAGATCGAGCTCTTGTTCGAAGAGGCCGGCACCGAGCCCCAGTTCTTCTACTTCAAGTAA
- a CDS encoding molybdopterin-containing oxidoreductase family protein — protein sequence MSELLKRDGLSRRTFLKGSLAAGAAAGATYLTACAPQSQGETAEETAASEQEHVMTPEEAGEQLFPGVCRGNCYGGCFLNVHVRDGKVVKTSARDLPDTQWNRICSKGLSHVYRVYDPERVKYPMKRVEGTERGAGEWEQITWDEAFDLIAEKFTGYADEFGPESVAYWYGSGNDSFVNTIQPFMNMIGASQVNQTLDNAIFYASQKTVGVGMNFNGNEMTDLVNAKTIVIWGSNPAVSQMQGMHFFMDAKEAGAKLICIDPVYSASAAKCDQWVPIKPGTDGLLAIAIMNTIIEKGWHDIDFLKAHTVAPFLVKEDGKYLRLSDLGQAEAGSETDAIVVTDGNGTFDVPENIADPAIEGTFDANGIAVTCAYMLLLERLAQYPVDQAVQMCEVPLETIEQLAEDLAVNTPSTIYMILGLDHYVNGFYNMYDILCIAALTGCAGTPGSYYGSSECLHMFYANPNAQLAVSPDAIGTKYVLPAPRMNEIFEAGEFLGNPFTLKALWSFRANIIGNMTEASYTKSWLDKVEFLVASETIMNDTARNADLVLPVAHWFEQEDFGATYPQNVYIEYQAKAIDPLYESKSDFDCIKGIADRMGLGEYFDFTPAEFFDDHVVNDLAASMGISAAALQETGAVRGLPGSAEEPFVHGAGFAFPTATGRIQFYEENPAPNMNFGQTPDLSNETLPYWESPNELPGFDDNENAGKFPFQILSDHQKLRTHTQWANVAASKEIDPEPTAKMHPDTAAERGVAEGDYIRVFNDRGSMTVLAHISEGVRPGILLCSRGWDSRSFKEGSFQSLLNHKVSEICVTQAFFDAAGDFEKVEA from the coding sequence ATGAGCGAACTGCTCAAGCGCGACGGTCTGAGCCGCCGCACCTTTCTGAAGGGCTCGCTGGCCGCAGGTGCGGCTGCGGGTGCAACGTACCTAACGGCATGCGCGCCTCAATCTCAGGGCGAAACCGCCGAAGAGACCGCCGCATCGGAGCAGGAGCACGTCATGACGCCGGAAGAGGCCGGAGAGCAGCTGTTCCCGGGCGTGTGCCGCGGCAACTGCTACGGCGGATGCTTCCTGAACGTGCACGTGCGCGATGGCAAGGTGGTCAAGACTTCCGCGCGCGACCTGCCGGACACCCAGTGGAACCGCATCTGCTCGAAGGGCCTTTCGCACGTGTACCGCGTGTACGACCCCGAGCGTGTGAAGTACCCCATGAAGCGCGTCGAGGGCACCGAGCGCGGCGCCGGCGAGTGGGAGCAGATCACCTGGGACGAGGCGTTCGACCTGATTGCCGAGAAGTTCACGGGCTACGCCGATGAGTTCGGCCCCGAGTCGGTGGCCTACTGGTACGGCTCTGGCAACGACAGCTTCGTGAACACCATCCAGCCGTTCATGAACATGATCGGTGCGTCGCAGGTGAACCAGACGCTGGACAACGCCATCTTCTACGCCAGCCAGAAAACCGTGGGCGTGGGCATGAACTTCAACGGCAACGAGATGACCGATCTGGTGAACGCCAAGACCATCGTCATCTGGGGCTCTAACCCCGCCGTGTCGCAGATGCAGGGCATGCACTTCTTCATGGACGCCAAAGAGGCTGGCGCCAAGCTCATCTGCATCGACCCCGTGTATTCTGCGTCGGCCGCCAAGTGCGATCAGTGGGTGCCCATCAAGCCCGGCACCGACGGTCTTTTGGCCATCGCCATCATGAATACCATCATCGAAAAGGGCTGGCACGACATCGACTTCCTGAAGGCCCACACCGTGGCCCCCTTCCTGGTGAAGGAAGACGGCAAGTACCTGCGCCTGAGCGACCTTGGCCAGGCCGAGGCCGGCAGCGAGACCGACGCCATCGTGGTCACCGACGGAAACGGCACCTTCGACGTTCCCGAGAACATCGCCGACCCCGCCATCGAGGGCACCTTCGACGCCAACGGCATCGCTGTGACCTGCGCCTACATGCTGCTGCTTGAGCGCTTGGCCCAGTACCCGGTCGACCAGGCCGTCCAGATGTGCGAAGTGCCGCTGGAGACCATCGAGCAGCTGGCCGAGGACCTGGCCGTGAACACGCCGTCCACCATCTACATGATTCTGGGCCTGGACCACTACGTGAACGGCTTCTACAACATGTACGACATCCTGTGCATCGCAGCGCTGACCGGCTGCGCCGGCACCCCGGGTTCCTACTACGGCTCCAGCGAGTGCCTGCACATGTTCTACGCGAACCCCAACGCCCAGCTGGCCGTGTCGCCCGACGCCATCGGCACCAAGTACGTTCTGCCCGCGCCGCGCATGAACGAGATTTTCGAGGCCGGCGAGTTCCTGGGCAACCCCTTCACGCTGAAGGCCCTGTGGTCGTTCCGCGCGAACATCATCGGCAACATGACCGAGGCCAGCTACACCAAGAGCTGGCTTGACAAGGTGGAGTTCCTGGTGGCCTCCGAGACCATCATGAACGACACCGCCCGCAACGCCGACCTGGTGCTTCCCGTGGCCCACTGGTTCGAGCAGGAGGACTTCGGCGCAACGTACCCGCAGAACGTCTACATCGAGTACCAGGCGAAAGCCATCGACCCGCTGTACGAGAGCAAGTCGGACTTCGACTGCATCAAGGGCATCGCGGACCGCATGGGCCTGGGCGAGTACTTCGACTTCACGCCCGCCGAGTTCTTCGACGACCACGTGGTGAACGACCTCGCGGCTTCGATGGGCATCAGCGCCGCCGCCCTGCAGGAAACGGGTGCGGTGCGCGGCCTTCCGGGCAGCGCCGAGGAGCCCTTCGTGCATGGCGCGGGCTTCGCGTTCCCGACGGCAACCGGCCGCATCCAGTTCTATGAGGAGAACCCCGCTCCCAACATGAACTTCGGCCAGACCCCCGACCTGTCCAATGAAACCTTGCCGTACTGGGAGTCGCCCAACGAGCTGCCCGGCTTCGACGACAACGAGAACGCGGGCAAGTTCCCGTTCCAGATCCTGTCCGACCACCAGAAGCTGCGCACGCACACCCAGTGGGCGAACGTCGCCGCCTCCAAGGAGATCGACCCCGAGCCCACGGCGAAGATGCATCCCGACACGGCGGCCGAGCGCGGCGTGGCCGAGGGCGACTACATCCGCGTGTTCAACGACCGCGGCTCCATGACGGTTCTGGCCCACATCAGCGAGGGCGTGCGTCCCGGCATCCTGCTGTGCTCGCGCGGCTGGGACTCCCGCTCGTTCAAGGAAGGCAGCTTCCAGAGCCTGCTCAACCATAAGGTAAGCGAAATCTGCGTTACCCAGGCGTTCTTCGACGCCGCCGGCGACTTCGAGAAAGTGGAGGCGTAA
- a CDS encoding response regulator transcription factor, translated as MEQTAAWKEIAQFLLDNVDDIGEELEASFVQEYPRARANVLDYEAIHGWTVDAIHEIADCLDSGDYSAYTYLNHTGDVLDDPYETELTLFASFLSSTLSITRHIAPMLMRSTYTKPAHGRELINALESFTQQVIALNCDLFKQETGAPRALSRGWRLLDGQRDRRIASDSPAKRRMTQERYSRIVKSTIEPAKPKGDALTPREQEVLVHITDGRSNAEIARIMGISEATVKKHVSHIFDKYNVFSRTELIARVRERRQ; from the coding sequence ATGGAACAGACTGCCGCATGGAAGGAAATAGCGCAGTTCCTTCTGGACAACGTCGACGACATCGGAGAAGAGCTTGAGGCGTCGTTCGTGCAGGAGTACCCCCGAGCCCGTGCGAACGTGCTGGACTACGAGGCCATTCACGGGTGGACTGTCGATGCGATCCACGAGATCGCCGATTGCCTGGATTCGGGCGACTATTCTGCATACACGTACCTGAACCACACGGGCGATGTGCTCGACGACCCCTACGAGACCGAACTCACGCTGTTCGCCTCGTTCCTCTCTAGCACCCTGTCCATCACCCGGCACATTGCCCCGATGCTGATGCGGTCGACATATACAAAGCCAGCGCATGGCCGCGAGCTCATCAACGCGCTCGAGAGCTTCACACAGCAGGTTATTGCCCTGAACTGCGATTTGTTCAAACAGGAAACGGGGGCTCCGCGCGCGCTTTCCCGCGGTTGGCGGCTTCTGGACGGGCAGCGCGATCGCCGCATAGCCAGCGACTCCCCCGCCAAGCGCCGCATGACGCAGGAACGCTACAGCCGCATTGTGAAAAGCACCATCGAACCCGCCAAGCCCAAGGGAGATGCGCTGACCCCGCGCGAGCAAGAAGTGCTGGTGCACATTACAGACGGACGCTCGAATGCCGAGATCGCCCGCATCATGGGAATCAGCGAGGCCACCGTGAAGAAGCACGTGTCGCACATCTTCGACAAGTACAACGTGTTCAGCCGCACCGAACTGATTGCCCGCGTGCGCGAGCGTCGGCAATGA
- a CDS encoding DMT family transporter, with product MSPLQGNICLLAVTFVWSFEVIVHAAIPHGISPFATSCVTSLIGAVLLWGYFFRRIILVLKWHRDVYARRLLLLGVLNAIYNVLYLIGLEYFNVSVGAFTASMTAVILPVMVLVMKHSISARSWISAGMILFGILVAVSPNVGQNEIPGLALMALGAMFRALFIVKLNEYAQVYDPVTLAAGLTGVSAVLSFIPWAIVQPATFLALPWSGRLIATYFIYGYFIVAFATVLNIYAQKRTSATHATIIYSTEIVFTTVWAMFLPSVIVHHVEITLPVVIGCLFVVAGNLIEISPSKDDEKGHWKKDAEDDVMIRVSHPYARLLDSTKTPFGRSVLLFAALLVVYLVIALPFKVLLVIPGFSDIRPVYMLYPVYGIFFGVPGCLATAFGNLICDVVSDGLRLSSISGFIANFLYPYILYILWTKVPKTRFCLRRRRMLTAFVASFAICSVLQALIITPAVAHFYPDVDAGLFALSVIGNGTLFPFFFAVPFIMLMQEELGYKPLTGPRMAKAQEA from the coding sequence ATGAGCCCACTGCAGGGAAACATCTGCCTTCTCGCCGTCACGTTCGTCTGGTCGTTCGAGGTGATCGTCCATGCCGCCATCCCGCACGGCATCAGCCCCTTCGCCACATCCTGCGTCACGTCGCTCATCGGTGCAGTGCTTCTGTGGGGGTACTTCTTCAGGCGCATCATCCTGGTCCTCAAATGGCATCGCGATGTGTATGCGCGCCGGCTGCTTCTGCTCGGCGTTTTGAACGCGATTTACAACGTGCTCTACCTCATCGGCCTTGAGTATTTCAACGTTTCCGTCGGCGCCTTCACGGCCTCGATGACCGCGGTCATCCTGCCGGTCATGGTCCTGGTGATGAAGCACTCCATCAGCGCGCGCAGCTGGATTTCGGCGGGAATGATCCTTTTCGGCATCTTGGTCGCGGTTTCGCCGAACGTCGGTCAAAACGAGATTCCGGGCCTGGCGCTCATGGCGTTGGGCGCCATGTTCCGAGCCCTGTTCATCGTCAAGTTGAACGAGTACGCCCAGGTGTACGATCCCGTGACGCTGGCCGCCGGCCTGACGGGCGTAAGCGCCGTCCTTTCGTTCATCCCCTGGGCAATCGTGCAGCCTGCGACCTTCCTGGCGCTGCCGTGGAGCGGCAGGCTCATCGCCACGTATTTCATCTACGGATACTTCATCGTGGCGTTCGCGACCGTGCTGAACATCTACGCCCAGAAGCGTACGTCTGCGACGCATGCGACCATCATCTACTCTACCGAGATCGTCTTCACCACCGTGTGGGCGATGTTCCTTCCCTCTGTCATCGTGCACCATGTCGAGATCACGCTGCCGGTCGTCATCGGCTGCCTGTTCGTCGTGGCGGGCAACCTGATCGAAATCTCGCCCAGCAAAGACGACGAGAAAGGCCACTGGAAGAAGGATGCTGAAGACGACGTCATGATCAGAGTTTCGCACCCGTATGCACGTCTGCTGGACAGCACGAAGACCCCGTTCGGCAGAAGCGTCTTGCTGTTCGCCGCGTTGCTCGTGGTCTACTTGGTCATTGCGCTGCCGTTCAAGGTATTGCTGGTCATACCGGGGTTCTCAGACATTCGGCCCGTGTACATGCTCTATCCCGTGTACGGCATCTTCTTCGGTGTGCCGGGATGTTTGGCCACCGCCTTCGGGAACCTCATTTGCGACGTCGTATCCGACGGCCTGCGGTTGTCATCCATATCGGGTTTCATAGCGAACTTCCTGTACCCGTACATCCTCTATATCCTGTGGACGAAGGTGCCGAAGACACGGTTCTGTCTGCGCAGACGGCGCATGTTGACGGCGTTCGTCGCAAGCTTCGCTATCTGCTCGGTCTTGCAGGCGCTGATCATCACGCCCGCTGTCGCACATTTCTATCCGGATGTGGACGCCGGCCTGTTCGCCCTTTCGGTCATAGGGAATGGAACGCTGTTCCCGTTTTTCTTCGCGGTTCCGTTCATCATGCTGATGCAGGAGGAATTGGGCTACAAGCCTCTCACCGGCCCCCGCATGGCCAAGGCGCAAGAAGCCTAG